From Bactrocera oleae isolate idBacOlea1 chromosome 4, idBacOlea1, whole genome shotgun sequence:
TGTGTAGAGAACGGTTGCGTTTGGTTGCCACTTAATTCAAAAACAATACatgaaaaacatttgttttgcttatttttttaatctactATTCATGTGTAGTTTTTatgcagaattttttttatatgtgctACAATTTTAGGATTAATTAAAATGAGTTTAATTAAACATTAACCATAATTTTGCTtttgaacttttaatttttactattattgaataataaaaGATTAATAGTGGCAATTATTATTGGTTACTTTTTTGTTTACCTACACTGTGAAAAATAGTACTTACAATTCCCAAAGACTACAAATACCAGTATGGTTATTGTACGTACGTATCATATTCTAATTAAAACGTCATTAgtgtatgaatatattatattttaatttattattttcttatatgtttatattccTTTGAAATCGATAGCAATAATTGCTTATACCTTTTTTCAAGCTCTTGCGTGttcaacaaaattacaaaatttaatgaaactgCTCAAATGAATATGCTGTTGTAAAATCTGTATCGTCATGGTATATTTATGAGAGTAAACTCATTCTTTGCTGTTTGTTAAATacctatgtaaatatttacacatgttTGTTGTgaataacaacaattacaattacaaatgtGTGACATGACCAACAAAATAgacatttttattatctttaatTGCAAATACGAATGGATGATCGGCGACGAACTGATATGTTTGTTGTGCAAATGTAGCTGATAACGGTACAATTTTCAAATCTGCAGTTGAAGTgaggaaataaataaaagtacatacttttagtaaatatttttagatcatataacaaaactttgcacTCACATGTAGCTGCTGCGGCCTCAGTGCCCGATTCGTTAACCTCGATAAAAGCTTTATGCTGAGCTTGGGAAACGGACACTTTTTCCTTCTCTGCCAGCATGCTGCTAAAATCAGCTTTATCACTGAACATAGTGGTAACGCCCAACTAGTGGATAGAATAGAAAATACAACTTTCTTATACCATAAATTATTCTAGTTATACGCTCACCTGCGCCAACACCGGCTTCAGCGCCAGATcgaattcaaatttaaatttcggcAGGTGTATGTTAACCTCTTCGGTGCGCATCGCCGCCGACAACTTTGTCAAATCAACACTCTTCAATTTCGTTTCCAACGCCGCCAAACCGTCAACACTCTTCGGTAGCAACACCAACATTGAAACGTCTGTATCCAAGTAACTCAATTCAACAGCGGTGGCATCCAGCTCCTTGAAGTTGCCATACAAAAATGTATCCGTCTGCTTCATCATATCCACTTCCAACTTGCGCTCAGCACTCACGTGGAAATCGCGCTTCGTGGTCGAATGATTGCTGAATTGGTGCAACCACTTCGCCTTGAAGTAGAGCGCATTCACCAGCACCAGCGCCGTATTGCCATCCAAGCTGTTGCCAGCAATTAGACCACGTATTTTATTATCAGTTTCAGCTTCCACCCAGCTATTAATTGTCGCCGCTGTTGCAGCTGCGTCAGCAAAGCGAACAGTCTCGGCGTTGGCGTGCATTTGATTAAGGGCGAGTTCATTGTATTTGGTggaaatttgaaaacgttgatcCAGGTAAATGCGATTAGCTAAACGGAATGTTGCGCTACCCACAGATTTGGTCTTCTCAAAGAGTCTACCGAACTTCTGTGCAACACTTTGCTTATCGCCGGCGTGTTTTAGTGCCAGACTGATTGCCAATTCCTCAGCCGTTTGCCCTTCAGCACCCAGGTAGGCTAGCGCTAAACACGTCTCTATGGAAATTGGCGACACAATCACATTCTCATTGGGCTGTGCGCCGACGGCAGACTGGATTAGTTGCGAAGTCAATATTTGGCCGGAGACGTTGTCACAACTGGCCATTGCGGTGGTGATGAGAAGTAAGAGGTGAATTCCGTCTGTGAGGAtaacaaaaaaagaattattgTATCTGtctgtaaaaattttcaactcaCTCATTGTCAGCTGTGCTTTtatgttgtttcttttttgaatttcttttaaTGTATCCGTTTCTGTTAACCTCACGGCATGCTAGCAATCTCCAGACTGGGCTTGCCAGCACAATAAGTTTCTGCTTATGAATAAATCCAATGCTAAAATTaggtgtttattattatttttttttgttgcaaatatataatatgtaggttCGTAGGTACTTGCGCGCCTTTCAACATATATGAAGCAATTGTCATTGCCATCGAGGCTCCGAAAATGTGAGTAAAGAAGAATTGTTTGCTTTTTGAATAAGGCCACAattctctattattatttattatttttattaatgaataATCGGAATGCATACCCACAATACGTATTTAgttaccaaattttttattattattttttttttaacgtttaaGCAGCACTTTTGTTACTAGACAATCGCTTTgtgagttatgtatgtatataccatatatatgtatgtacaccgtTGTCATTTTGAATGAATGgtcgttatacttgtatgtgaaaTGGGAAGACATGTCTGACGTCAACCGGCAACCTGTTCTACTTCTGTGTAAGCgttcatatacatgtatatgtatatatagttaggagcattgcaaaaataatatttatatacatacatacacatgtacgtaAGTATGTTCAAACTACTTATACgactttgaaaaaattgcagtcGCGCTGTTTTATTAGGCAATTAAATGCGCTTAATTATTTTTACctgtctaaaaatatttaaaaatatgtttatttatgtatatatagtataagggATTTTTGGagttaacccttatgttagtaaccaactttaccgacgttTTTTAGTAACCAGGTACccacgatctgagtattattattattttgtttattttattaaatgttattcaaatattaatagtcagtgacaatttaaagaaaaaaaataacaacgtagaaaaaaaaattcaaaaaaatgaactcacaaatagctttcttttaagttaaaaaacgacgatttgagagcttaaaatgaaatattgaatttttttaaagttattcacacaaatacaccgcggtgggtacccgggtacccggttactaacataagtggtaaactattttttatttttttttatccggTATATGCTACAAAAAAAGGTCTTTATTTTCAACCGTGCCTAAATCATTTCACTTttcctatatattttatatgggatTTTCTGATCTTTTGCAATAAATCTTTTATCTCTAAAGAAAACAAacctacaactttgaaaaagtataaatattctaatacaaaattttccgcaGAAACTTCTGGGGATTCCAGGTTaagcaaattaaataaacaaaaatttcaaattattttgaaattttttgcggctaatattcgatttaataaaatattgaaatgcatATGCATGAAATTTCTCTAATTAAAATCTCTGTTCATAGCtagacaaatatataatatatattttaacaattcgtttattcaaaaaaaaaaaaaaaatttattgctttaagatttaataatttataaaaaaaaattagaaatgtaAATTCgagcataaaaataattttaaatatgcacACGAagtcgaaatttaaaatttaaaaaaatataaaatttcctgatattaaaaatttattttaaaataaaaaatatttaattttataatattaaaaaaatttaaactgataTTCAACCTTAGTAAAtgaaattttggaatttttttagtaaacagTAAAATGATTCCTAACATTGTGTTTTGAACaattttcgattttaatttttttagaatttttagtttgagatatgaaaaaaaaaccatgCAGCTTGATATATCTATGATCTTAAGCTtgtattttgaagaaaatttgattttaaaattttttacaattttattttgaaatatgaaaaaattatacaattcaaAGTCCCAAATAGATTTAAAAAGAATATATGAAGTTTTGACTGAATTCTGaactttttaaatgaaattttggaaaaatcatatatttttttaactgaacAGATGGTAACAGCAGAAAAACTGCGTTAAGTAATCATTAAAAACGATAGTTTTTGtcacatttttataattaaaaacaatttttagataaaaaatgttttatactaCATATGCCAAGAGCAAAAACaagctaaaatttttatgatataattttttcagtatgttttatacattaaaatatatgaaatatgaattttcGTGAAGTGCAAATTATAAAAcataacattaatattttttaaaaataattttaatatttgctttaatatggtaatacttttttattttaataatattgcttttaaaaaaaaactgtaaatttcattaatatataccatatattttttaaaatatttttacggcGTCTCTCTATCAAATACAAtcacaaaatatgttttc
This genomic window contains:
- the LOC106622241 gene encoding serine protease inhibitor 42Dd, with protein sequence MNGIHLLLLITTAMASCDNVSGQILTSQLIQSAVGAQPNENVIVSPISIETCLALAYLGAEGQTAEELAISLALKHAGDKQSVAQKFGRLFEKTKSVGSATFRLANRIYLDQRFQISTKYNELALNQMHANAETVRFADAAATAATINSWVEAETDNKIRGLIAGNSLDGNTALVLVNALYFKAKWLHQFSNHSTTKRDFHVSAERKLEVDMMKQTDTFLYGNFKELDATAVELSYLDTDVSMLVLLPKSVDGLAALETKLKSVDLTKLSAAMRTEEVNIHLPKFKFEFDLALKPVLAQLGVTTMFSDKADFSSMLAEKEKVSVSQAQHKAFIEVNESGTEAAAATYLKIVPLSATFAQQTYQFVADHPFVFAIKDNKNVYFVGHVTHL